Proteins encoded within one genomic window of Rossellomorea vietnamensis:
- a CDS encoding DUF5412 domain-containing protein, with product MGPNRGVETEKKVVFTVLGLFAVCVIGFGIYAVYWAFYDMNRLPEGEFLTEEASPDGKYTLRAYVTNGGATTSYGVRGELVDNEKENKTKNIYWNYREETAEISWTDEDTVVINGVTLNVPGEEFDFRHQ from the coding sequence ATGGGACCAAATCGTGGGGTTGAAACTGAAAAGAAAGTGGTCTTTACTGTTTTGGGTCTCTTTGCTGTTTGTGTGATTGGATTTGGGATCTATGCAGTCTATTGGGCATTTTATGATATGAACAGGCTGCCGGAAGGGGAGTTTTTGACAGAAGAAGCGTCTCCTGATGGGAAATACACGCTGCGGGCATATGTCACCAATGGGGGAGCTACGACTTCTTATGGGGTTAGAGGCGAACTGGTGGATAACGAAAAAGAAAACAAGACGAAAAATATTTATTGGAACTATCGGGAAGAGACGGCCGAGATTTCGTGGACGGATGAGGATACGGTCGTGATCAATGGAGTAACGCTGAATGTACCCGGTGAGGAGTTTGATTTCCGGCATCAATGA
- a CDS encoding PAS domain S-box protein, with translation MNVSIAEVDYKEVMEYSRDPLIIHTDYKVLYINHAAEEFFRSTKESMMGASPLDIFQESSKAAISRRIQSAYGKPADVIEETVFRMDGTRVEVELYCHPVKFGDTKAIQTYVWDITSRKETEKNQHDMNEEINELSATIVPLIDDVAVLPLRGKINQVKAMTLLDLIPGKVRDQNVNRLIIDFSGVYTLDRMVIDYLFKITNVLSLLGVHSIISGIRPELAVEAIEVGVDLSTIPTVANVKEALAQIGMILQEQH, from the coding sequence GTGAATGTTTCAATTGCAGAAGTAGATTATAAAGAAGTTATGGAATATTCACGGGATCCACTCATCATCCATACGGACTATAAGGTCCTGTACATAAACCATGCAGCAGAAGAGTTCTTTAGAAGCACCAAAGAAAGCATGATGGGTGCGAGCCCCCTCGATATTTTCCAGGAAAGCTCAAAGGCCGCGATCAGCCGGAGGATTCAATCTGCATATGGAAAACCGGCGGATGTCATTGAAGAGACCGTCTTCCGGATGGATGGGACGAGAGTGGAGGTCGAGTTGTATTGCCACCCTGTGAAATTTGGGGATACGAAGGCGATTCAAACATACGTCTGGGATATCACGAGTCGGAAAGAAACAGAAAAGAATCAACATGACATGAATGAAGAAATCAATGAATTGTCAGCGACCATCGTACCGTTGATCGATGATGTGGCGGTTCTTCCGCTAAGAGGGAAGATAAATCAAGTGAAAGCGATGACGCTCCTCGATTTAATTCCGGGCAAAGTAAGGGACCAAAACGTCAATCGCTTAATCATTGATTTTTCCGGTGTTTATACGCTTGATCGCATGGTCATCGATTATCTCTTCAAGATTACGAACGTATTATCCCTGCTCGGTGTGCATTCCATCATATCAGGAATTAGACCGGAATTAGCCGTTGAAGCAATTGAGGTGGGGGTCGATTTATCCACGATTCCAACGGTGGCTAACGTGAAAGAGGCCCTGGCCCAAATAGGGATGATTCTACAAGAACAACATTAA
- a CDS encoding nuclear transport factor 2 family protein, producing MDNQSFRAALDAFLQAWENSSLIELETFISADYQAREVRGGDIEAFGYEESVEGWKQGFAYVKGEQAEWDIREVSVITMKEDETMVILYATIVLDGKPMETGNMFFNTFKKRKEGWKLVRGYIETGVSIGGTDLKIGF from the coding sequence ATGGACAATCAATCATTTCGAGCAGCTCTTGACGCATTTTTACAAGCATGGGAGAATTCATCACTCATAGAATTGGAGACATTCATTTCCGCTGATTATCAAGCGAGGGAAGTCAGGGGTGGAGACATCGAGGCATTCGGATATGAGGAATCGGTAGAAGGCTGGAAGCAGGGATTTGCCTACGTGAAAGGCGAACAAGCAGAATGGGACATTCGCGAAGTGTCGGTCATTACAATGAAAGAGGATGAAACGATGGTTATTCTCTACGCCACTATCGTACTGGACGGAAAACCGATGGAAACGGGAAACATGTTCTTCAACACCTTTAAGAAACGAAAAGAAGGATGGAAGCTGGTGAGGGGTTATATTGAGACCGGGGTTTCTATTGGAGGGACGGACCTCAAAATCGGGTTTTAA
- a CDS encoding adenine nucleotide alpha hydrolase translates to MKTVIAYSGGKDSTLALYNIQQNPEYEVDSLLVTLTEGFDRVSIHGVRYAMLKQQSESLGIPLREVWIPQDCPNEVYQDRMGKAVSGMLEDGVTHMVFGDIHLADVRAYREKMLEGTGITPVFPLWGRDVGELGREFIERGFKTVLTCIDMEQLDRSFAGRVYDADFLRDYPENCDVCGENGEFHTFVFDGPNLEFPIRYELGDERVTPDVVTGRDRFLFRDVVPKRI, encoded by the coding sequence ATGAAAACAGTCATAGCATACAGCGGTGGAAAGGATTCCACTCTGGCATTATATAACATACAGCAAAATCCTGAATACGAGGTGGACTCGCTCCTCGTGACGCTGACGGAAGGGTTCGACCGGGTGTCGATCCATGGGGTCCGGTATGCGATGTTAAAGCAGCAGTCGGAGTCCCTTGGTATTCCGCTGCGTGAGGTATGGATCCCGCAGGACTGTCCGAATGAAGTTTATCAGGATCGGATGGGGAAAGCCGTTTCCGGAATGCTGGAGGACGGGGTCACGCATATGGTCTTCGGGGATATTCATCTTGCGGATGTACGGGCATATCGGGAGAAGATGCTTGAAGGGACGGGCATTACGCCGGTTTTTCCATTATGGGGTCGGGATGTTGGGGAACTAGGTCGCGAGTTTATCGAGCGCGGATTCAAGACTGTGCTCACCTGTATCGACATGGAACAGCTTGATCGGTCGTTTGCGGGAAGAGTATATGATGCGGATTTCCTAAGGGACTATCCTGAGAACTGCGATGTGTGCGGAGAGAATGGAGAGTTCCATACATTTGTATTTGACGGGCCGAATCTTGAATTTCCAATCCGGTACGAGCTTGGGGACGAGAGAGTGACCCCGGACGTGGTGACGGGGCGGGACCGCTTTTTGTTTCGGGATGTGGTCCCGAAACGGATTTAG
- a CDS encoding DUF6843 domain-containing protein translates to MNKIKAALYTSLILSTFMMVISIMDGGLWIFPIVLIYALAGNVAYGIPVSLLSDLLTKKIWKGRLMTAGFIHALFGGLTYFVIEGFAWFAVICAVIFFFIDEWLKRKHGSNVDSDNKRFYLKLGSVVTVLAIVIVAVNWIPGKEREEGIKSQYLIQEGHEGTIVVFYGVADQPPLEKENGFSIVPVGIESLPTLMRTDIERYGVYRTSTKDQVHHVSENQYFYVDEEGNHALIEDECIYHSGGGRVTQSDGDEMTYDEFQVTKSACGEDFHLNGNERYSAQGREIEKYYEEYGERDE, encoded by the coding sequence GTGAATAAAATCAAAGCAGCACTCTATACCTCCCTGATCCTTTCAACGTTTATGATGGTCATAAGCATAATGGACGGAGGGCTGTGGATCTTTCCGATTGTTCTGATCTATGCTTTGGCCGGAAATGTTGCATATGGAATTCCTGTGTCCCTGCTGTCTGATTTGCTGACGAAAAAGATATGGAAAGGGCGGTTGATGACCGCAGGATTTATCCATGCTCTATTTGGCGGTCTTACATACTTTGTGATCGAGGGATTTGCCTGGTTCGCCGTCATCTGTGCGGTGATCTTTTTCTTCATAGATGAATGGTTGAAAAGGAAGCATGGGTCTAATGTTGATTCCGATAACAAGAGGTTTTACCTGAAATTAGGAAGCGTTGTGACTGTTTTAGCCATCGTGATTGTAGCTGTAAATTGGATACCCGGTAAGGAGAGGGAAGAAGGGATCAAGTCTCAGTACCTCATCCAAGAAGGACATGAGGGGACAATCGTTGTTTTCTATGGCGTTGCGGATCAGCCACCACTTGAAAAAGAGAATGGGTTTTCCATCGTTCCAGTCGGGATTGAAAGTTTGCCTACCCTCATGAGGACGGATATTGAACGATACGGAGTCTATCGGACTTCGACAAAAGATCAAGTCCACCATGTGAGTGAAAATCAATATTTCTATGTGGATGAAGAAGGGAACCATGCTCTGATAGAAGATGAATGCATTTATCATAGCGGAGGAGGCAGGGTGACTCAATCCGACGGGGATGAGATGACGTACGATGAATTCCAGGTGACGAAATCTGCATGCGGGGAAGACTTCCATCTAAACGGAAATGAACGATACTCAGCACAGGGAAGAGAAATCGAAAAATATTATGAAGAGTATGGGGAGCGTGACGAATGA
- a CDS encoding DUF3243 domain-containing protein, which translates to MNEDKKEEIMQHFDSFKDYLGDQVHKGEKLGLSEEALSKGAKRVADYLAEHEEPRNREQKVLNEMWHVANKEEREHMAHVLVKLADQTN; encoded by the coding sequence ATGAATGAAGACAAAAAGGAAGAGATTATGCAGCATTTCGATTCTTTCAAGGATTATTTGGGAGATCAGGTTCACAAAGGAGAAAAACTCGGACTGAGTGAAGAAGCTCTATCAAAAGGGGCTAAGCGCGTGGCCGATTATTTAGCGGAGCATGAGGAACCGCGTAACCGGGAGCAGAAAGTGCTGAATGAAATGTGGCATGTAGCCAACAAGGAAGAGCGTGAGCATATGGCTCATGTATTAGTGAAACTTGCAGATCAAACCAATTAA
- a CDS encoding CBO0543 family protein, translated as MQERYDQIREKSLEVTRENIDYWLEYCFLSPRWWFTLALFILTWVVFIRLTRNETNKPKLLFLGLVWIIVAANLDGFGFDLGMWGYPGQLIPILPKAYLFDYALIPVTFMLLYRYFPKGKPFFYATLVLAGGASFVGETLFEWLHIYRTYHWKMWWSFVIYFVLSYLIRGMVEYIFRKKEPTG; from the coding sequence ATGCAAGAACGATATGATCAAATAAGAGAGAAGTCTTTGGAAGTTACCCGGGAGAATATCGACTATTGGCTGGAGTATTGTTTTCTAAGTCCTCGCTGGTGGTTCACCCTCGCTCTTTTCATCCTGACCTGGGTGGTGTTTATTCGTTTGACGAGAAACGAAACGAATAAGCCAAAACTGCTATTTCTTGGACTTGTATGGATCATCGTTGCCGCCAATTTAGACGGATTTGGGTTTGATCTTGGAATGTGGGGATACCCTGGACAACTGATCCCGATTCTGCCGAAAGCATACTTATTCGACTATGCCTTAATCCCGGTCACCTTCATGCTGTTATATAGATATTTTCCCAAAGGGAAGCCGTTCTTTTATGCCACCCTTGTTCTTGCCGGTGGAGCGTCATTTGTTGGAGAGACTCTATTTGAATGGCTCCATATTTACAGGACCTATCACTGGAAAATGTGGTGGTCATTTGTGATTTACTTTGTTCTTTCCTATTTGATCAGAGGAATGGTTGAGTATATTTTTAGAAAAAAGGAACCAACCGGTTGA
- a CDS encoding PP2C family serine/threonine-protein phosphatase — MKLHHITIKGEGPLNEDALIFNEQQSLFGIADGVSSLVPFVSKENLTGGYIASHTVKEELESMESGDQSLYEALTRINERLHMKMTDYQIDGNRKEQLWGTALAAVRVQDSGIEFIQTGDCMILAVYESGEVRPLTRLQVEHLEETAIEVWRECIRRGFRTKDEIMPHVKEQLIANRQLSNAKGGYGVLNGEPEAVKYFEYGKINKVGLSHLILLTDGLFLPAESIPEGESYWEFIACSILEKGIEKYAADLIDLEESDPECITYARFKKSDDKASIIIDFEL; from the coding sequence ATGAAACTGCACCACATCACCATCAAGGGGGAAGGACCTCTAAACGAGGATGCTTTGATCTTCAATGAGCAACAGTCTCTATTTGGTATCGCAGACGGCGTATCCTCCCTCGTTCCGTTCGTCTCCAAAGAGAATCTAACAGGAGGATACATTGCCTCCCATACGGTGAAAGAAGAGCTTGAATCAATGGAGTCGGGGGATCAGTCACTCTATGAAGCACTGACCAGAATCAATGAACGTTTACATATGAAAATGACAGACTATCAAATTGATGGCAATCGGAAGGAGCAGCTGTGGGGGACGGCCCTTGCAGCGGTCCGCGTGCAGGATAGCGGGATCGAGTTCATCCAGACCGGGGATTGTATGATCCTTGCCGTCTACGAGAGCGGAGAGGTCCGTCCCTTGACAAGGCTGCAGGTGGAGCACCTGGAAGAGACGGCGATTGAAGTGTGGAGGGAGTGCATCCGACGGGGGTTCAGGACGAAGGATGAAATTATGCCCCATGTAAAGGAACAGCTGATTGCAAACAGGCAGCTGAGCAATGCGAAAGGGGGATATGGAGTCCTGAACGGGGAGCCGGAAGCGGTCAAGTATTTTGAATACGGGAAGATCAACAAAGTCGGGCTCTCCCATTTGATCCTCTTGACCGATGGATTATTTCTTCCGGCGGAATCGATACCAGAAGGAGAATCATATTGGGAATTCATAGCGTGCAGTATTCTTGAAAAAGGAATCGAGAAATATGCTGCCGACCTGATTGATCTCGAAGAATCAGACCCCGAATGTATTACCTACGCCAGATTCAAAAAAAGCGACGACAAAGCAAGCATAATCATAGACTTCGAACTCTAG
- a CDS encoding cytochrome c oxidase subunit I, giving the protein MAVAALFLLTRYKKWKWAWDWATSTHHHKVGILYLAAGGAFFLRGGLDALIIRLQLALPENQFWVFQGEKYNQMMTTHGTTMIFFVAMPLLIGLMNVAVPLQIGARDLAFPHLNLLSFWLFLVGGALVNISFVLGGSPSAGWTGYAPLSLDVYTPGPGLDYYAIGIQIAGAGTIMSAINFLVTIIRKRAPGLTFMRMPLFTWSSFVTSILILFAFPALTVALLLMTMDRVYGTAFLTGTEGNPIIWQHLFWIFGHPEVYILILPAFGIFSDVITTFSRRNLFAYPAMVFALVLIGFLGFMVWIHHMFTVGLGPISNAIFALSTMSIAVPTGIKVFNWLFTLRGGVIRFKTAMLFSLAFIPTFLIGGATGVMLSSAPADYQYHDSYFVVGHFHYVIVGGTVLGIFAGVYYWWPKMFGFLLNEVLGKWHFWLFTIGFHVTFFPMHLMGLNGMPRRVFTYLKSDGLGTLNLISTIGAFLMALAVMIFLWNIFWSYRNGKRDLTGDPWEGRTLEWSIPSPPPLGNFIKRPLVTTIDQLWYEKQEGDGTIRTAEEEDIIFVSNPAAQPLMLAGSLFVSSFGFIFGFPPLQWFGFASVIGMLTLRSFTAGRTWTPYTPDELRAERRKSSQ; this is encoded by the coding sequence ATGGCCGTGGCTGCCCTGTTCTTGTTGACCCGTTATAAAAAGTGGAAGTGGGCCTGGGACTGGGCAACCTCCACTCACCATCATAAAGTCGGCATCTTATATCTTGCGGCAGGAGGGGCCTTCTTCCTTCGAGGTGGTCTGGATGCCCTGATCATACGGCTTCAGCTCGCCCTTCCCGAGAATCAATTCTGGGTCTTCCAGGGTGAAAAGTATAACCAAATGATGACCACACACGGAACGACGATGATCTTCTTCGTCGCCATGCCGTTATTGATCGGGCTGATGAATGTCGCCGTTCCCCTTCAAATCGGTGCCCGGGACTTGGCGTTCCCCCACCTCAACTTGTTGAGCTTTTGGCTGTTCCTTGTCGGAGGGGCATTGGTCAATATCAGCTTCGTGCTCGGTGGATCCCCTTCCGCAGGCTGGACGGGCTATGCCCCCTTAAGCCTTGATGTGTATACCCCGGGTCCCGGTCTCGACTATTATGCCATCGGAATCCAGATCGCCGGTGCCGGGACGATCATGTCCGCCATTAACTTCCTGGTGACAATCATTCGCAAACGGGCCCCGGGGCTTACTTTTATGAGAATGCCATTATTTACGTGGTCCTCCTTCGTGACATCGATCCTGATTTTATTCGCCTTTCCCGCCCTGACCGTCGCCCTGTTACTCATGACGATGGACCGGGTGTATGGAACGGCTTTTCTGACGGGGACTGAGGGAAACCCCATCATATGGCAGCACTTATTCTGGATCTTCGGTCACCCGGAAGTATATATTTTGATTTTGCCGGCTTTCGGCATCTTTTCCGATGTGATCACGACCTTTTCAAGACGTAATCTGTTTGCCTATCCGGCCATGGTGTTTGCCCTCGTCCTGATAGGGTTTCTCGGATTCATGGTGTGGATCCATCACATGTTCACTGTGGGGCTCGGGCCGATCTCAAATGCCATTTTTGCCCTCTCCACCATGTCGATTGCGGTTCCGACGGGTATTAAAGTATTCAACTGGCTCTTCACGCTGCGGGGAGGGGTCATACGATTTAAGACCGCCATGTTATTTTCACTGGCGTTCATCCCTACCTTCCTCATTGGCGGTGCGACGGGTGTCATGCTTTCATCGGCCCCTGCCGATTATCAGTACCACGACAGTTACTTTGTCGTCGGACATTTTCACTATGTCATCGTTGGCGGGACCGTCCTCGGGATCTTTGCAGGAGTGTATTATTGGTGGCCGAAAATGTTCGGCTTCCTGCTCAATGAAGTATTGGGAAAATGGCATTTCTGGCTTTTCACCATCGGCTTTCATGTCACCTTTTTCCCCATGCATCTCATGGGATTGAACGGGATGCCCCGCCGTGTGTTTACGTATTTAAAAAGCGACGGATTAGGAACATTGAATCTCATCAGCACAATCGGAGCCTTTCTCATGGCACTGGCTGTGATGATCTTTCTCTGGAATATTTTCTGGAGTTACCGGAACGGAAAGCGTGATCTCACCGGTGACCCATGGGAGGGACGGACCCTTGAATGGTCAATTCCATCACCGCCGCCACTGGGCAATTTCATCAAGCGTCCCCTTGTCACCACGATCGATCAGCTTTGGTATGAAAAGCAGGAAGGGGATGGAACCATTCGAACGGCAGAGGAAGAAGACATCATTTTCGTATCGAATCCTGCGGCACAGCCGCTGATGCTTGCAGGATCCCTGTTCGTCTCTTCCTTTGGCTTCATCTTTGGTTTCCCACCCCTGCAATGGTTCGGTTTTGCCAGTGTAATCGGAATGCTGACGCTCCGCTCCTTCACGGCCGGACGCACATGGACGCCTTATACGCCTGATGAACTGCGGGCAGAAAGGAGGAAAAGTTCCCAATGA
- a CDS encoding helix-turn-helix domain-containing protein, giving the protein MVFGEKLKRERTNKGWSQGELAEQLFVSRQSVSKWENGQNYPSIEIIIRLSDLFGVTIDELLRSDEELKEKVIQDSKQLAYPRVKFMFDVLFLIGFILLVIKLIVLGVNHFTPMDATLYGGSFLWNFGPLILMLGGGFGSGVVKDKYREE; this is encoded by the coding sequence ATGGTTTTCGGTGAGAAGTTAAAGAGGGAGAGAACCAATAAAGGGTGGTCCCAGGGTGAATTGGCAGAGCAATTGTTTGTCAGCAGACAATCGGTTTCGAAATGGGAGAACGGTCAGAATTATCCGAGTATCGAAATCATTATCCGATTGAGCGACTTGTTCGGAGTGACAATTGATGAACTATTGAGGAGTGATGAAGAGTTGAAGGAGAAGGTCATTCAAGACAGTAAACAACTCGCTTATCCGAGGGTTAAATTTATGTTCGATGTGTTGTTTTTAATAGGTTTCATATTACTTGTCATCAAATTGATCGTCCTGGGGGTGAATCATTTCACCCCGATGGATGCGACTTTATATGGCGGTTCATTTTTGTGGAATTTCGGTCCACTGATTCTTATGCTTGGAGGGGGATTCGGTTCTGGTGTGGTGAAGGATAAGTATAGGGAGGAGTAG
- the coxB gene encoding cytochrome c oxidase subunit II translates to MKRLSFAILPAVLFLTGCSSFKVLDPKGTVAELQLNLFQISIAIMLLVFFVVFSMFVYFTWKYRETPERRHVTPSNVKGNKKLEVTWTVIPILLLVILAVPTVKGTFSLAESDENSDNPLKIEVTGHQYWWEVHYPDQGITLTNEAYIPVDRPVVFQLKSDDVIHSFWMPRLGGKKDLLPGKTNTLTLNASEEGVYKGQCAELCGASHSYMRFQVQAVEESEFAQWIDQEKKKKAPDAVTTASEKGEKLFISKCLTCHAVSPSERSKGPNLSGMAGKERIGNVLPNTDENRKKWIRDPSSFKPDVNMPSFPDLTEEDLNALSTYLSQLE, encoded by the coding sequence ATGAAGCGTCTTAGTTTCGCTATTTTGCCGGCTGTATTGTTCCTCACAGGCTGCAGCTCTTTTAAAGTCCTCGATCCGAAAGGAACCGTGGCCGAACTTCAATTGAACTTATTTCAAATTTCCATTGCGATCATGCTGCTGGTCTTTTTTGTCGTGTTTTCCATGTTCGTGTACTTCACGTGGAAGTACCGGGAAACGCCGGAGCGCCGACATGTCACTCCTTCAAACGTCAAAGGGAACAAGAAGCTTGAAGTGACGTGGACCGTCATTCCCATTCTCTTATTGGTGATTCTCGCCGTCCCAACAGTGAAGGGAACCTTTTCCCTTGCAGAATCGGATGAAAACAGCGATAACCCTCTGAAGATCGAGGTCACGGGACACCAATATTGGTGGGAGGTCCACTACCCCGATCAGGGCATCACCCTTACAAACGAAGCATACATACCAGTGGATCGGCCTGTCGTATTCCAGTTGAAATCCGACGATGTCATTCATTCCTTCTGGATGCCAAGGCTTGGCGGAAAAAAAGATCTCCTACCAGGAAAGACGAATACGCTGACGCTGAATGCCTCAGAGGAAGGCGTCTACAAAGGCCAATGTGCCGAGTTATGCGGGGCTTCCCATTCCTATATGAGATTCCAGGTTCAAGCAGTCGAAGAAAGTGAGTTCGCTCAATGGATCGACCAGGAAAAGAAGAAAAAGGCACCAGATGCGGTGACCACGGCATCTGAAAAAGGAGAAAAACTGTTTATTTCCAAGTGCTTAACCTGTCATGCGGTATCGCCTTCAGAAAGAAGCAAAGGACCGAATCTTTCCGGAATGGCCGGTAAAGAGCGGATCGGGAATGTTCTCCCCAACACAGATGAAAATAGGAAGAAATGGATCAGGGACCCGTCCTCATTCAAACCGGACGTCAATATGCCTTCGTTTCCTGACCTGACAGAAGAAGACCTTAACGCCTTAAGCACGTATCTTTCCCAATTAGAATAG
- a CDS encoding cytochrome c oxidase subunit 3: MSQHAFEIEQQQDKKLAMWFFIAAEVVIFASLFGVYLTLKSHLSDGPSSEEMLELKSVVISTVLLLSSSFTIYACVSSSEKGKTKQTLLLLLLTLLLGAVFLIMEAREFFHYYEKGFELDTSPFLSSFYLLVGTHGMHVLAGVIWMGILLIHFGVKGVCRETSSRLSVFSLYWHFVDIVWVLIFTLVYLFGKVG, encoded by the coding sequence ATGAGTCAACACGCTTTCGAAATCGAACAACAGCAGGACAAGAAGCTTGCCATGTGGTTCTTTATCGCGGCGGAGGTCGTCATCTTCGCCTCCCTGTTCGGGGTGTACTTAACCCTTAAATCCCATCTATCCGACGGTCCATCCAGTGAAGAAATGCTGGAATTGAAGAGTGTCGTGATCTCGACGGTCCTTCTTCTATCAAGCAGCTTCACCATCTATGCCTGTGTCAGCTCGAGTGAAAAGGGAAAAACGAAGCAAACGCTCCTTCTATTACTACTGACCCTTCTCCTCGGAGCCGTCTTTCTGATAATGGAAGCAAGGGAGTTTTTCCACTACTATGAAAAAGGATTTGAACTGGACACGAGTCCATTCCTATCCTCCTTTTACCTATTGGTCGGGACACATGGCATGCATGTCCTGGCAGGGGTCATCTGGATGGGAATCTTACTCATACACTTCGGAGTGAAAGGGGTTTGCCGGGAAACATCCTCAAGACTCTCGGTGTTCTCCCTTTATTGGCACTTCGTGGATATAGTATGGGTCTTGATCTTCACCCTCGTCTATCTGTTTGGAAAGGTGGGATAA